One stretch of Saccharomonospora xinjiangensis XJ-54 DNA includes these proteins:
- a CDS encoding spermidine synthase: MTMRITEPMGEGLARVWDVSEVLLDTRTDYQHVVIGRTAQGVSLFCDDERQSTEESQLVYHEALMVPPMLLADTVRRVLIIGSSEGVASQLAVAYGATEVDHVDIDAETVRQCASHLPYGYTPEQLAEAERGDGPIRVHYRDGWEFLSATTTRYDVVVIDLPDENADSEAQHNRLYGEDFLRRCTAVLAEGGVVCCQAGCPTVWRNDTLLAAWERFTRVFGTVVYFGSDEHEWAFLSGRPDVLDAPVLSMTEALARSAYLPESIDADTLRGCTVPPRSVRVRASGPR, encoded by the coding sequence ATGACCATGCGGATCACAGAACCGATGGGCGAGGGGCTGGCCCGCGTCTGGGACGTGTCCGAGGTTCTGCTCGACACCCGAACCGACTACCAGCACGTGGTCATCGGCCGCACGGCGCAGGGCGTCTCCCTGTTCTGCGACGACGAGCGGCAGAGCACGGAGGAAAGCCAGCTCGTCTACCACGAAGCGCTGATGGTGCCCCCGATGCTGCTCGCGGACACGGTGAGGCGGGTTCTGATCATCGGGTCGAGTGAGGGGGTCGCCAGCCAACTCGCCGTCGCCTACGGAGCGACGGAGGTGGACCACGTCGATATCGACGCCGAGACCGTGCGGCAGTGCGCCAGCCATCTGCCCTACGGTTACACACCCGAGCAACTGGCCGAGGCCGAACGCGGTGACGGCCCCATCCGGGTCCACTACCGCGACGGCTGGGAGTTCCTCTCGGCCACGACGACCCGCTACGACGTCGTGGTGATCGATCTCCCCGACGAGAACGCCGACTCCGAGGCGCAGCACAACCGCCTCTACGGCGAGGACTTCCTGCGTCGTTGCACGGCTGTGCTGGCGGAGGGCGGGGTCGTCTGCTGCCAGGCAGGCTGTCCCACGGTGTGGCGCAACGACACACTCCTCGCGGCGTGGGAACGGTTCACCCGCGTGTTCGGCACCGTCGTGTACTTCGGCTCCGACGAGCACGAATGGGCGTTCCTCTCGGGTCGCCCCGATGTGCTCGACGCCCCGGTGCTGTCGATGACCGAGGCGCTGGCGAGGTCGGCCTACCTGCCCGAATCGATCGACGCCGACACGCTGCGAGGCTGCACCGTGCCGCCGCGTTCGGTGAGGGTCAGAGCTTCCGGCCCTCGGTGA
- the speD gene encoding adenosylmethionine decarboxylase: MPSEFVPVGVFSGKHVLAELGGVEGRLLDDEEFLRTTLASTLTDAGATVCDVIAHRFEPQGVTVLAMLAESHASVHTYPELGAVFVDVFTCGERADPEHAVRLLAKALGTEPESMSTISRGRPAKAVM; encoded by the coding sequence GTGCCGAGTGAGTTCGTGCCGGTCGGTGTGTTCTCGGGCAAGCACGTCCTCGCCGAGCTCGGCGGGGTCGAAGGACGGCTGCTCGACGACGAGGAGTTCCTGCGAACCACCCTGGCGAGCACGTTGACCGACGCTGGTGCGACGGTGTGTGACGTCATCGCTCACCGCTTCGAACCGCAGGGCGTGACCGTGCTGGCGATGCTGGCCGAATCCCACGCCTCCGTCCACACCTATCCGGAACTCGGGGCCGTGTTCGTCGATGTCTTCACCTGCGGCGAACGCGCTGATCCGGAACACGCCGTGCGGCTGCTCGCCAAAGCACTCGGCACCGAGCCCGAGTCCATGTCCACGATCAGCAGGGGCAGGCCTGCGAAGGCGGTGATGTGA
- a CDS encoding CaiB/BaiF CoA transferase family protein translates to MNARKAGPLSGLRVVELAGLAPAPFACTILADLGADVVRIDRVTEGEDVLAMPKDPLLRGRRTIGVNTKTPEGVEVVLRLAERADVFVEGFRPGVTERMGLGPSDVHARNPRVVYGRITGWGQDGPLAHTAGHDINYIGLSGALHPIGRRGERPVPPVNFLADFGGGGMYLAMGVLAALFERQTSGRGQVVDASMVDGSALLTTHLFGLRASGLWEGERGENILDGGAPFYDTYETADGRYVAVGAIETKFFAALAEVLELDPGTVPSHLDPTQWPRLREVLADAIGKRTRDELVARAEGTDACLTPVLSPWEAPEHPHNAARATFVDIGGVVQPAPGPKFDRTPPETPRPPHPRGADTAGVLEELGFDGDEIRSLRESGAIS, encoded by the coding sequence TTGAACGCGAGAAAAGCCGGACCGCTGAGCGGGTTGCGGGTCGTCGAACTGGCGGGCCTCGCGCCGGCCCCGTTCGCCTGCACGATCCTCGCCGACCTCGGCGCCGACGTCGTGCGGATCGACCGGGTCACCGAGGGCGAGGACGTGCTCGCCATGCCGAAGGACCCTCTGCTGCGAGGCAGGAGGACGATCGGCGTCAACACCAAGACGCCGGAGGGTGTCGAGGTGGTGCTGAGGCTCGCCGAGCGTGCCGACGTGTTCGTGGAGGGCTTCCGGCCAGGGGTGACCGAGCGGATGGGACTCGGGCCGTCGGACGTCCACGCACGCAATCCCCGCGTCGTCTACGGGCGGATCACCGGCTGGGGCCAGGATGGCCCGCTGGCACACACGGCCGGGCACGACATCAACTACATCGGCCTCTCCGGGGCGCTGCATCCCATCGGGAGGCGGGGTGAGCGACCCGTGCCGCCGGTGAACTTCCTCGCCGACTTCGGCGGCGGTGGCATGTACCTCGCGATGGGGGTCCTCGCCGCGCTGTTCGAACGGCAGACTTCGGGGCGGGGACAGGTCGTTGACGCGTCGATGGTGGACGGGTCCGCGCTGCTCACCACGCACCTGTTCGGATTGAGAGCGAGCGGGTTGTGGGAAGGGGAGCGCGGGGAGAACATCCTCGACGGCGGGGCTCCGTTCTACGACACCTACGAAACGGCCGACGGGCGTTACGTCGCGGTGGGCGCCATCGAGACGAAGTTCTTCGCCGCGCTGGCCGAGGTGCTGGAACTGGACCCCGGGACGGTCCCGTCCCACCTGGACCCGACTCAGTGGCCCCGGTTGCGGGAGGTGCTCGCCGACGCGATCGGGAAGCGCACCAGGGACGAACTCGTGGCGAGGGCGGAGGGCACCGACGCCTGCCTGACCCCCGTGCTCTCGCCGTGGGAAGCCCCCGAACATCCGCACAACGCGGCGAGGGCGACGTTCGTCGATATCGGCGGAGTGGTCCAGCCCGCGCCTGGGCCGAAGTTCGACAGGACTCCTCCTGAGACACCCCGGCCACCGCATCCGCGTGGTGCGGACACCGCCGGGGTGCTGGAGGAACTCGGTTTCGACGGCGACGAGATCCGGTCGCTGCGGGAGAGCGGAGCCATTTCCTGA
- a CDS encoding type III PLP-dependent enzyme, which produces MNDTVARIRAFLDTHRPPTPCLVIDIDTVIDRYRRLTSAFPGCRVQYAVKANPHPAVLRALVEAGAAFDVASPGEIELCLAAGAEPGTLSYGNTIKKPSDIAHADARGVREYTFDSASDLDNLAACAPGAQVSARLLVRGGPDSVTPFGHKFGCPADDAATLLRRAAEKGLVPVGVSFHVGSQQLDPTAWDVAVAEAAKVFAATAEHGAALHRLNIGGGFGIPYNDPAPEIGDYADAVTAAVRAHFPRAPELVCEPGRAVVAEAGLIRSEVVVVSRKLPTDPHRWVFLDIGRYNGLAETENEAIAYRLEPVGQHSPEDGPVIIAGPTCDGDDVLYQRTPYRLPMSLRPGDAIDILASGAYTASYSSVAFNGIEPLRTYCISEGRLISAE; this is translated from the coding sequence GTGAACGACACGGTCGCCCGCATTCGCGCCTTCCTCGACACACATCGCCCACCCACACCGTGCCTGGTGATCGACATCGACACGGTGATCGACCGCTACCGGCGGCTCACGAGCGCGTTCCCAGGTTGCCGTGTGCAGTACGCGGTGAAGGCCAATCCGCACCCGGCCGTCCTCCGTGCCCTCGTCGAGGCAGGCGCCGCCTTCGACGTCGCCAGTCCCGGTGAGATCGAACTGTGCCTCGCGGCAGGAGCGGAACCCGGCACGCTGTCGTACGGCAACACGATCAAGAAACCCTCCGACATCGCCCACGCCGACGCCAGGGGCGTCCGGGAGTACACGTTCGACTCCGCCTCCGACCTCGACAACCTGGCGGCCTGCGCACCGGGAGCGCAGGTGTCGGCACGCCTGCTGGTCAGGGGCGGCCCCGACTCGGTCACGCCATTCGGCCACAAGTTCGGTTGTCCTGCCGACGACGCCGCCACCCTGCTGCGGCGCGCCGCCGAGAAGGGCCTCGTCCCTGTCGGCGTCAGCTTCCACGTCGGATCGCAGCAACTGGACCCCACCGCGTGGGACGTCGCGGTGGCCGAGGCCGCGAAGGTGTTCGCTGCCACCGCCGAACACGGTGCCGCACTGCACAGGCTCAACATCGGCGGCGGGTTCGGAATCCCGTACAACGACCCCGCGCCCGAGATCGGCGACTACGCGGATGCCGTCACCGCCGCCGTGCGCGCCCACTTCCCTCGTGCTCCGGAACTGGTGTGCGAGCCGGGGCGCGCCGTCGTCGCCGAGGCCGGGCTCATCCGCAGCGAGGTCGTCGTCGTGTCCCGCAAACTCCCCACCGACCCGCACCGGTGGGTGTTTCTCGACATCGGCCGCTACAACGGGCTCGCCGAGACGGAGAACGAGGCGATCGCCTACCGGCTCGAACCCGTGGGACAGCACTCGCCGGAGGACGGCCCTGTGATCATCGCGGGGCCGACGTGCGATGGTGACGACGTGCTCTACCAGAGGACGCCGTACCGGCTTCCGATGTCGTTGCGGCCGGGCGACGCGATCGACATCCTGGCGTCCGGCGCGTACACGGCGAGCTACTCGTCGGTGGCGTTCAACGGGATCGAGCCGTTGCGTACGTACTGCATTTCCGAAGGGAGGCTGATCAGTGCCGAGTGA
- a CDS encoding glucitol operon activator-like protein, translating into MSDRRSTASRASRKLLIACVSVLSLAVCSGLAWWQWDRFTSAGGSYQNLGYVLQWPLFGLFPAFMFWRMAKLRRQARANAGDGTGTVDAVMAGEAAAITNEGSAGPRQRTRTARTPVVRRAADSEDTRGGDVEDPEDVALAEYNAYLAQLNAREQERN; encoded by the coding sequence GTGTCCGATCGTCGCTCCACAGCCTCGCGGGCCTCGCGCAAGCTGCTGATCGCCTGCGTGTCCGTGCTGAGCCTCGCCGTGTGCAGCGGGCTGGCGTGGTGGCAGTGGGATCGCTTCACCTCGGCAGGGGGTAGCTACCAGAACCTCGGCTACGTATTGCAGTGGCCGCTGTTCGGGCTCTTCCCCGCGTTCATGTTCTGGCGGATGGCCAAGCTACGCAGGCAGGCGCGCGCGAACGCCGGAGACGGCACCGGCACCGTCGATGCCGTCATGGCCGGTGAAGCCGCCGCGATCACGAACGAGGGTTCCGCTGGACCACGGCAGCGGACGCGGACCGCCCGTACGCCGGTCGTGCGGCGTGCCGCCGACAGCGAGGACACCCGCGGCGGGGATGTCGAGGACCCGGAAGACGTGGCGCTGGCGGAGTACAACGCCTATCTGGCGCAACTGAATGCCCGTGAGCAGGAGAGGAACTGA
- a CDS encoding lytic transglycosylase domain-containing protein, producing MAEPDETTEAVPPRAPGHLRTVLARLLVLGAVFTVAVGGVWVVATAAGPSAGPTRSDIPALSLRPADVEPGSEAPVHDSESGPRATDSASATTGRPRTLQEWADRLAPAVGVPPRALLAYGNAELIVADELPGCGLSWSTLAGIGRVESDHGRHGGAVLGDDGRPSRPIIGIALDGSPGVKAITDTDGGVLDGDAKHDRAVGPMQFIPSTWSLVGVDASGDGRADPQQIDDAALSAAFYLCAHGRDLATGDGWWDGVLSYNHSVDYGRTVFGLAEHYAELAAELARTAFEESGGAEGR from the coding sequence GTGGCTGAGCCGGACGAGACCACCGAGGCCGTTCCGCCACGGGCACCCGGTCACTTGCGAACCGTTCTCGCTCGTCTCCTGGTGCTCGGCGCGGTGTTCACCGTGGCTGTCGGTGGAGTGTGGGTCGTGGCCACAGCCGCAGGACCTTCCGCCGGGCCGACGAGGTCCGATATCCCCGCGTTATCTCTGCGGCCCGCCGACGTCGAACCGGGGAGCGAGGCTCCCGTGCACGACAGTGAGTCCGGTCCACGCGCCACGGACAGCGCGAGCGCCACCACCGGACGACCGAGGACACTCCAGGAGTGGGCCGACCGCCTCGCACCCGCTGTCGGTGTTCCGCCCCGTGCTCTGCTGGCCTACGGCAACGCCGAGTTGATCGTCGCCGACGAGCTGCCGGGGTGCGGGCTGTCGTGGTCCACTCTCGCGGGCATCGGCAGGGTGGAGTCCGACCACGGACGGCACGGCGGGGCGGTTCTCGGTGACGATGGGCGGCCATCCCGGCCGATCATCGGAATCGCTCTCGACGGTTCGCCAGGCGTGAAGGCCATCACGGACACCGACGGTGGCGTGCTCGACGGCGATGCGAAGCACGACAGGGCGGTGGGGCCCATGCAGTTCATTCCCAGTACCTGGTCGCTCGTCGGGGTTGACGCGTCCGGAGACGGGAGGGCGGACCCGCAGCAGATCGACGACGCGGCGTTGTCGGCGGCGTTCTATCTGTGCGCGCACGGCCGCGATCTCGCCACCGGCGACGGGTGGTGGGACGGGGTGCTGTCGTACAACCACTCCGTCGATTACGGCCGCACGGTGTTCGGGCTCGCCGAGCACTACGCCGAGCTGGCTGCCGAGCTGGCCAGGACGGCGTTCGAGGAATCAGGTGGCGCTGAAGGGCGCTGA
- a CDS encoding acyl-CoA dehydrogenase family protein produces the protein MTDELDDVRDLARTFCRRELAPHHRRWAEQKHIDREVWTKAGEVGLLALSVPETYGGGGGTFAHEAVLYEEQARSGDSAWGVTVHNGIVAHYLLAYASEEKKREWLPKLASGEYVGAIAMTEPGTGSDLQAITTRAVRSGDHYVVNGAKTFITNGGLADLVVVAVKTDPGAGAKGVSLIVVETSAPGFRRGRVLEKVGMHGQDTAELFFDDVRVPVDNLLGGEEGQGFVQLMEQLPQERLIIAVTAVAGMESAIEQTIDYTKERTAFGRPVFGFQNTKYTLAEAATEAAVARAFLDQCIERHLRGELDVQGAAMVKLWTTERVNKVVDDCVQLFGGYGYMTEYPIARAWADVRVSRIFGGTNEIMKDIISRTL, from the coding sequence ATGACCGACGAGCTGGACGACGTCCGCGACCTCGCAAGGACCTTCTGCCGAAGGGAACTCGCACCGCACCACCGGCGATGGGCCGAGCAGAAGCACATCGACAGGGAGGTGTGGACGAAGGCGGGTGAGGTCGGGCTGCTCGCGTTGTCCGTGCCCGAGACCTACGGCGGTGGGGGTGGCACATTCGCCCACGAGGCGGTGCTGTACGAGGAACAGGCGCGTTCCGGTGACAGCGCGTGGGGCGTCACCGTGCACAACGGCATCGTGGCGCACTACCTGCTCGCCTACGCCTCCGAGGAGAAGAAGCGCGAGTGGCTGCCCAAGCTCGCGAGCGGCGAGTACGTCGGTGCCATCGCGATGACGGAGCCCGGCACGGGTTCCGACCTTCAGGCGATCACCACGAGGGCGGTGCGAAGCGGCGATCACTACGTCGTCAACGGCGCCAAGACGTTCATCACCAACGGCGGGCTCGCCGACTTGGTCGTCGTCGCGGTCAAGACCGATCCCGGAGCCGGCGCCAAGGGCGTCTCGCTGATCGTCGTGGAGACCTCGGCGCCCGGTTTCCGGCGGGGGCGGGTACTGGAGAAGGTGGGCATGCACGGCCAGGACACCGCCGAACTGTTCTTCGACGACGTGCGCGTGCCCGTGGACAACCTCCTCGGCGGCGAGGAGGGGCAGGGTTTCGTCCAGCTCATGGAGCAGTTGCCGCAGGAGCGGCTCATCATCGCCGTCACCGCTGTCGCCGGCATGGAGAGTGCCATCGAGCAGACCATCGACTACACCAAGGAGCGCACGGCTTTCGGCCGGCCTGTTTTCGGTTTCCAGAACACGAAGTACACGCTCGCCGAGGCGGCCACCGAGGCAGCCGTCGCCCGCGCCTTCCTCGACCAGTGCATCGAGCGGCACCTCAGGGGCGAACTCGACGTTCAGGGCGCGGCCATGGTCAAACTCTGGACCACGGAGCGGGTCAATAAGGTCGTGGACGACTGCGTGCAACTGTTCGGCGGCTACGGCTACATGACCGAGTACCCGATCGCGCGGGCGTGGGCCGACGTCCGGGTCTCACGCATCTTCGGCGGAACGAACGAGATCATGAAGGACATCATCTCCCGCACGCTGTGA
- a CDS encoding DUF3817 domain-containing protein — protein sequence MVTTARDETAAKADLRKPLQRFRVAAFVTGLGLLGLVVVMVIRYVFDNPGPSAVYSPIHGVIYMVYLVLAVDLALKARWSVKGTIGVLLAGCVPFFSFVVERAVTRRVTEGRKL from the coding sequence ATGGTGACGACCGCGCGGGACGAGACGGCGGCGAAGGCAGACTTGCGGAAACCGTTGCAGCGCTTCAGGGTGGCTGCCTTCGTCACGGGTCTCGGCCTGCTCGGTCTCGTCGTGGTCATGGTGATCCGCTACGTGTTCGACAACCCGGGCCCCTCGGCCGTGTACTCACCCATCCACGGCGTGATCTACATGGTGTACCTCGTGCTCGCCGTGGATCTCGCCCTGAAGGCCCGGTGGTCGGTGAAGGGCACGATCGGCGTGCTGCTCGCCGGATGCGTGCCCTTCTTCTCCTTCGTCGTGGAGCGGGCCGTGACCCGGAGGGTCACCGAGGGCCGGAAGCTCTGA